Part of the Anguilla rostrata isolate EN2019 unplaced genomic scaffold, ASM1855537v3 scaf0301, whole genome shotgun sequence genome, TACTGATCCAATCGGACGTTTTTCAACTGTCTCTTCATCACACTTTCTGACTCCCCGTCAGCACAGTAAGCAGTCTGTTTTCCCCTGAGGGTCTGATAAGAAGCAGACTTCTTTGAACTGCCGTACAATAGCATAAAACTTGTAATACCTGATTACCTGATTTTACTTACTCTACCCTTGATGTTAAAGTGTTAAATAATGTGGTTGAATTAAGTGCCTGGATAACGTGTCTTATAAGCTGTGTATAATGACTTGTTTCCAAAGGCTGACGACTTACGTCATCACCCTCAGAACCAACAGGGGAAATGTAACAATGTttaactatacacaggaacttTGGGAGCTCTGGCTCTCTGAccaatgttatttcattaaattgGGCTCTACTGACGTAccaaattctgattggttgttgaaacTCCATTCATATGAATAAACCTCACTACAACAATAATGGAATTTGAGGCATTGGGGAAAATGCACTAAATGATGTTAACCATCTCTTACACTTGCCAGTGGttccaaaccaaaacaaacaaaagagaagGTCACAATAGAGAATGTGTGGCTTTTCTTTATGCTGTGATTTGCCATTGTATTAATCCTGACAAGTGTCAAATGCATAAAGCTAGGTGATGCAAAAATGATCTCATAAGACACAAGCTTGTTTTGAACAATTAACatagtgacattttaaaatacaataaagatCTATAGGCCATTCATGCAACACATAGACAATGAACTCTTTAACctggcaattatttttttttacgcttttacagttttttttttttgaatgatgaTGAATCTGCTGGCGAGTGCTTGTTTACTCAAGTAAATGGTACCACCCCTTATCTTAACACAAGCCTAGATCCACACTACAGAGGTCCATACAACAgaaattaataattacattagtTCTATAAAAGCCCTGAGAATGCAGGCTACTGGAAGGCAAGTCCTAAGTCTTCAGAGCCAAGTTTACACGTTTTGTGTTACATGACTTCTGGAACCGCAGGCAGCTTAGAAATGTGTCTTGCCAAGTATTTTAATTGTTGATtagaataaacacaaacataaagacaaaaaagtaattaagtAATAACCAGTGTATTCCATGGGTGGAtacttaatataataatacCTTCAATGTTGTAGATCTGTATCAGTAGACTATGCAAGACTCCCTTCAGTCCATCGTAGTCATTTATGGGGAAGGTAGTATTCTTGTTTGGGAGATGTGATGACAGGGCTGTCAGTGTCTCCCGGGCGACATAACCAACCTGCCAAATAAGAGACTGAAttattccctctccctctccctctccctctccctctccctctctctcaatttcaatgtgctttattggcaggacaacAAGTCATATTTCGAAAgaaacacatacaatacacagaaacatggaAACCACATATACAACATGCAACAAGTATGACCCATagcactataataataataataataacaacaaaaacaataatattaaaaaacatgttcacaatgtaaaaaaacaattaacagtaaataatacatttttcaaatataaatatttactgcagtgTTCGCTTTATGTCCATTATCTTGTGGCATGTGGCTACATGTTTAGCTGTTTGTGGGGCTTATAGGCCGTTCTGCTAATATTATAGATAATTTTGGAGTCACTCATACTTTGGATGTtggggaaaacaatgtttacattgtacattttaagGAATTCCTCCCTTTCTtgataataatatgtgcaatgtaAAAGAAATGAATCTCTGCCTCTACCTATTTACTTGTGCACTGGtcgcacagcctctctctctcctcttactTTTAGCTAATCCAGTTTTGGTAGTAAACTTGTGGAATTTCAATGTAATAAAACCAAGGTTTTTATGAGTGCAGAATTCCATAAAACTTCAACCATTATTACCAACTGGAGAACTGTCAGGGTCAGGACCAGAATGCACATGTCTCCAGATATAAACAGCAGCAGAACAGTCAGAGAATGGTAGCAAaatcatttaatatatttatttcagaatgttATCGGAGAACAATGCACGcaagaaataatttaggagTTTCCAGTGTAGACCACATAATATATTTTGATGGTACAACGTCCATTGTGTGTATGAAGTTAAAAGTTCGCCTATCTGTTTTTGAGCAAAAAGACGCAATGAGaccaactgaagaacaaaaacacgtGGTGTTGTGATATTTTCAATATTGCAATTTTCTGATAAATATCTCGTAAGTCGCTCTTGGATATGGTAAATTCACATATCAGAAAAACAATTCTTACACATATCTTACCCCAATAACATAACGGGTGATATGCCTGTCATCCATAGTTCTGACAACGCTTTTCCAATCCTTGTCAGATGGATTTCCATCTGTGATGATGACTAGAACCTTTGTAGCATCTGGAATGGCACCAGCTGTTGTGCTGTTCAAAATTTTGTATCTGCAacataagaattttttttacaatgtatttacttcatgtgaatgttttatcacagaatccattcaaatgcaaaatgtgaGGTCCAACaatgtgattttaatttgaTGGTAAGGGGTTGGGGAGATATTTACATGGATATAATATCTGCATACTTTGTGTGAATGTAtctgtctttcatttttgcAACTATCTTATTGTATGAAGTTGTATTGGATTTTGAATAATGTTTCATCACGGGCTGGTAAGTGTCACGACTCAATTCATcgcaacaattattattattattattatattgattTTAGCCATCTAAGAAAAAAG contains:
- the LOC135246431 gene encoding integrin alpha-L-like, which encodes MMKTLSNIPIQFAAMQFSKTSRTVFTFKDYQEKTALDLLEKEQHMKDVTNTYSAMNNVLYKILNSTTAGAIPDATKVLVIITDGNPSDKDWKSVVRTMDDRHITRYVIGVGYVARETLTALSSHLPNKNTTFPINDYDGLKGVLHSLLIQIYNIEDWQCCHRVDG